The nucleotide sequence tacccagaaactgtgtatgacgaaattggtagtgcttctacATAAGGTGTCATTTTAtaggcaaaagacccaaataagtgatcatttcggactcgtaatttggcattctaccgttatggatacatcgcatcaccccccgagcaaatcacttacctctcacttaccttcagtcagccagtaggaggcacaTATCTTTccatattacctcaccctgcagttattacacagaagggattgtgtgtcgtgctaccgcaagtttagagttctgatggatgtggggaaaaaacttcTATTTGTCTACTTTGAGGGACCTATAGCGTCTATTgactattctaattttgttttaaatttttacacctttctctatttgccccgcctccaccctgactttcagatacaacctatcgagggttgtttgcttttgacttccctttaaaatattcagaaaataatgcacacaaatttcctcacaataggataatgcactgccacttgccaacgagaagtagtatatactcctctcgtattagcgatagctccgccattcgcactgactaacaagaaaaaaacactgaaaaagacattacacaagggagttgtgaCCTGAAAGACaatggccatgatgttcttatgagcagccaatcGCGTCCGCTGTATACTCgcatatcaaaatgtgtcttgtctcaagataaatatctgccaaaatttttactcgtatctcaaattattcatatgtcgaggcactcttatgtcaaggtaccactgtaaatctACAACTATTTTGATGGTTGGGTCCTTGCTTTGAATCCAAGTTGAtaacttgcctttttttttgcagggcaTTACGCTGAAAATGAACGAGCTCAACCACTGCATCGTGGCCCGAATCATGCACGGTGGAATGATTCACCGGCAAGGTCGGCTTCCTTTTTCACGTTTATACGTTCGTCGTCCTATGCCGCGACGATGACCTCAGTCTTTGTACTCCTCAACTTCAGGTACCCTGCACGTTGGAGATGAAATCAGGGAGATTAACGGCATCAGTGTCGCAAATCAAACAGTGGAACAGCTCCAAAAAATGCTGGTGAGTAATTATTGTCGTGATACAAAAACGTTTAGTagaactacagtgttccctcgctacttcgcgcttcagctatcgcggactcagagcttcgcagatttttttcaggaaaaaaataaataaaaattgtaaagatatgaagttaaaattataaattacatcatcttacaagaggtggaaacaaaatattcaataagaattagtaattgcatcaaaaaaaggccaaagaaatggtcaataacatggtgagagttcaggaatggcattgatgacgtcatggctctTTACAGGCGTATCTTCACcggccaaaaaaaacaatgttcacaactcccaataacgatgtttcttacgtgcaaaaatactgcagaagatcctccatgcggactactatgatgtttttgcttggtggtgcttttgtgcacgtgttatacatttctttaagcatttttgaaggggcacccctacttcgcggaaatgcacttattgcggggggtcccggtccccattaaccgcgataagcgagggaacactgtatgtgACTATGTCGGCATTTGTTACCCAACAGAGGGAAATGAGAGGAAGTATCACGTTCAAGATTGTACCCAGTTACCGGTCCCAGTCCAAGTCTTGCGAGGTATAGAACCAAATGAGCCCTGTTTGGCTAATATGGGCAAATAAAGGACAGGAAAGATATGACACTCTTTATTTGGCAGAAGGAGTCACCAGATTTGTCACAACATTCGGCTGCTAATGGTCATGCAAGTGTCAACAGCTCGATTCTGGTAAGTTGATGTTgaaagtttttgaaagaatttctGCAGATTTTGACAATGATATATTTGTTACCCAAATAGGACCTGCCAGCAACAATTCAACCCAAAGCTCGTCAGGTGAGTTTTCCAGCAAACTTTTAGTTGTTGTCCtttaaattgtacatttttaaaaaatcaatgttgGCCAAaaaattttgtgtgtgtggatgaaCCATTCCTTTATTTacttaaatcaggggtgtcatactctggttggttcacgggccgcattaacgttaaCTTCGTTTTatatgggccggaccattttagatatatctagatttttttgatttttctaaattggattaaaagaactggatcaaaagccctaaatagtcaGTTTTTAGAGAttaaaagcaatgtttatttgagctttttttattagtattggaaaatgtcttaatcatttttttaaatttcagatggaaactaaatatgtttttaaagctaatatgaaaatatggaaaatatttgtatatttatttatagattttaaaaaatgctttttggactaaaaacacaaaagaaaataattaaaaatatttttttaaagtggaaaaccaaaaatatttgtatatattttttttagattttacacaatgctttttgaactaaaaaacacaaaagaaaaaaatagattaaaaaaatgcatttatttgattttaaaaagtggtaaatcaggaaatgtaatctacatctatcatcatttgaatttgatcctcatgaaactcatgatttactttcccgggccgcacaaaatgatgcggcgggccacatttggcccctgggccgcaactttgacacctgtgacttaAGCAATCAGATAACATATGTTTAGCAGGGTTTCTTCCAGAAAAGATGCAAAGCCACATACATTTTTGATGAATAGATAAATATTTTGCAGCACTTAATCTGCGAacccaccaggcttataaatTACTGGGAGAAACTCTGGTTTTGTATTCATGAGCTCAGTGTAATAACAAAACATTAAACATGTGTAAACCTCCACATTCATAAAATGCATGACTTACTCACTTAACATTGAGAGCTGATAAAATATGTCACGTTCTGCTCACAATCGCAAGTGAGACTTTTGTTTGTGCCCCACAACATATTCTACTGCATGATTTATGTGTAAGTGTGTGATGCTCTCAACTCCATAGATCTCCAGACCCGCTATCCAGGACAAATTGTCCATTAAGGTAAGATGTCAAATAGGGGAAACGGGTAAAAGTAGATTCTGGCTCTCTCATTTCATCCCTGTCttcattaaaattatatattttgtatgcTTAAATAGGATTTAAGTTCAgaatatttatgaatatatcTATGTTTTAGCTAATATTTGCTTTTGGAGATTCTAATACAAAAAGGTTCAAATAGGAataagtttttgttgttgtttcatgtTCAAAAATGACTTTAGTAATTGAGGTTCATTCCAGAATATGAGTTTCTTTCACTTTTGACAtttgaactaccgtattttcacgactataaggcgcaccgcatttaaaggcgcaccctcaatgaatgacacatttcattttttttccatatataaagcatactggattatgaggcgccctgtctattttggaggaaatttaagacttaagtgcgccttatagtcgttaaaatatgGTAGTCTTTTTGGGAAATTCGAAAAATAAAACGCAGTTTCTGAGTCTGTGTTCCAAATCTGTAGAagcaaagggaaagaaaaacttatagatagttaaaaaaatgtgtatgtacaaatattttcttattctgGAATGATCCattttagcatttagcattagctccaatgttccctctaagttgcGCACTACTCCCATCTTCTCCGCGCACAGCAATCATATGGAgcgcaaaaaataaaatctaacctttatttttttcatgatggcagccagtggcagtagctctgtccactctgtcaatctttttttgtgttttacagcccttctatctttttttaaatgacattttaatatttcctaatacattccttttgactttactgcgcaaatagaagaacaagtggtgaaatcgggtgagaactgtctaaatctgGGAACCATTCATCCGCCAGGccgcccattcatagatattaccgtattttcacgactataaggcgcacttaaaagtcctaaattttctccaaaaatagacagtgagcctcataatccagtgtgccttatatatggaaaaaaacagaaaaccaaaaacgaaaaaccaccactgtcggatattaaaaaagcacaaacgcctgaactgaaacaatactgttaaatatgcagatgccatcttagtttacaacatcttccatcatatagctcctcccccacagaaagattttatacaaaaaaatccaaaacatcaacaatggctggctctagaggggactgtgtagtgagtgctttgtacctggaagtcaatagcaattaccgtattttcatgactataaggcgcacttaaaagtcttaaatcttctccaaaatagacagtgcgccttaataatacagtgtgccttatatatggaaaaaatgtcattcattgagggtgcgccttataatgcggtgcgccttatagtcgtgaaaatacagtaatcattacattttatttttactaaattatttatgtgtagtagacatgcaaatgcttatggcaagtgtgatactggtgtgtgcccatagtgagcaatgatgatgtttctcacactggtactcagtgtgctcagggaggttatctttctgcccagaccaaccaaaaattagagggaacattggttagcTCATACTGACATTTTAGCTACCCTTATACTTACTCCCTTTACTACTGTAATGTTGATTAACCAGTGCTGCCTTTGCATTTGTAAGAAAGACTCAACGTTTATGTAGATGCTAAAATCGCTCACTTACACATTGTCAAAGACAAATTTGCGTCTGACTCTTTTGCCTCTGTAGATCTACGTCCGTGCTCAATTTGAGTACGACCCGACAAAAGATGACCTCATCCCCTGTAAGGAAGCGGGTATTCGCTTCAGGGTGGGTGACATTATTCAGATCATCTCCAAGGATGACCACAATTGGTGGCAGGGAAAGTTAGAGAACACCAAGAATGCCACAGCAGGACTCATTCCTTCACCGGAACTGCAGGAGTGGTGAGAAACCATTTGTGTGCTCATTTTGgatgttttaattcatttatttatttaattaaaatatatgtgtgtacatttcACATACTATATGTACAACACAAGCAAATCAATTGGGCTTTAGCAGTATCACTACTCCACCACCAGAAATCTATCCAAATAAAATTCTCTTGGAAGTAGTATAAACTATTTATCTTCAACATAATGTGTCTTGCACTTTTAATGCATGGCAATAATTTCAGAGCGCCATACATAACACACTTGCTTGTTTATAAACAACTATATTGTAGtcagttttcattttcaaaacgtTTACACTACctgtatcaaagtggcggcccgggggccaaatctggcccgtcgcatcattttgtgtggcccgggaaagtcaatcatgaagcCGATTTTctgatttaggatcaaattaaaatgaagagtatagataatacatttcctgattttcccccttttaaatcaataattgtcattttttttaatcatttttttctgggtttttagttaaaaaaaaattaaatctaaaaatatatataaaaaaaattctaaaataaacatctgtgtttttagtttaaaaataattttgtaaaatctaaaaatatatataaaaaagctaaaataaacattatctgactttcccccttttaaatcaattttaactttttgatcattttattctgtttttagttcaaaaatcattttgtaaaatctaaaaatacatataaaaaagctacaataaacatagattttagatctatgaaaaacgaAATATTCCacgcttttaatccagttattttaacctatttataaaaaaaaagaaaaatctaaatattatatctaaaatggtccggcccacataaaatcaagttgacattaaagcgacccacgaaccaacccgagtctgacaaccCTTGACCTAAATAAATCCCACCAACCGTGATGTTTGCAGGCGCGTGGCATGCATCGCCATGGAGAAAACCAAACAGGAACAGCAAGCCAGCTGCACGTGGtttggaaaaaagaagaaacaatATAAAGACAAGTACTTGGCTAAGCACAACGCAGGTAAAAACACggcatatttcattcattcaaatacGGTCGTAGCCTTGTTGCCTGTAGCCGGAATCTGTCTTATTCTTGGAtgccatgtgatttttttatttaatatttttccctCCGTTTAAATTTGAATGTATGTCTTATTAACCCTTCCACTCCCACCCTCTGCCCATTTCTCATGCTGTCCCATACCCAAATGACTTGGCTGCATGTAAGTACCTTCAAATAGCTGGAAACCAGCTTCTTtttccttcctcttcttcttcttctctctatTTTTTATTCCTTGTCCTTCCTAACGTGTGTTTCACTTTTTAAtcaggaattatttttttaaagtaacgaCAAATAATGTAGTAACACGCAGCTAGTGTGGTCTTTGTTATTGTATGACACATATTGCCATATTTTGGACTATGAAATACACTAAACACTgttttttgctattatttttgtCCTTATAAAGATTCAGTAATCCTCTAAATACTGATTtattatataccgtattttccggactataagtcgcacttttttcattgtttgcctTGGTCCTGCGACTAATACTAAAGTgcgacttatgttttttttttttgtctaacaaccaaaagcattttttaaaagtttataGTTacccaaaaaaactgtaaatgt is from Stigmatopora nigra isolate UIUO_SnigA chromosome 1, RoL_Snig_1.1, whole genome shotgun sequence and encodes:
- the LOC144196167 gene encoding peripheral plasma membrane protein CASK-like isoform X9 codes for the protein MDLENVTRVRLVQFQKNTDEAMGITLKMNELNHCIVARIMHGGMIHRQGTLHVGDEIREINGISVANQTVEQLQKMLREMRGSITFKIVPSYRSQSKSCEKESPDLSQHSAANGHASVNSSILDLPATIQPKARQISRPAIQDKLSIKIYVRAQFEYDPTKDDLIPCKEAGIRFRVGDIIQIISKDDHNWWQGKLENTKNATAGLIPSPELQEWRVACIAMEKTKQEQQASCTWFGKKKKQYKDKYLAKHNAVFDQLDLVTYEEVVKLPSFKRKTLVLLGAHGVGRRHIKNTLITKHPERFAYPIPHTTRPAKKDEENGKNYYFVTHDQMMQDISNNDYLEYGSHEDAMYGTRLETIRQIHVQGMISILDVEPQALKILRTAEFAPYVVFIAAPTITPGLTEDDSLERLQKESEMLQQTYAHYFDQTIINNEIDDTLRLLEEAVELASKTPQWVPVSWVY